One stretch of Salarias fasciatus chromosome 19, fSalaFa1.1, whole genome shotgun sequence DNA includes these proteins:
- the cdca4 gene encoding cell division cycle-associated protein 4 yields MFPKGTKRKFSDSGEEPAPGGDQSPAAATAAAAAARTLSSSYSLQRQSLLDMSLIKLQLCHMLVEPNLCRSVLIANTVRQIQEEMTQDGTWQIMTQALAAAQCPADRLVATEVLCRQTDAAAAAQAGQSPKPFAVVGLEDGYHSEEVVMEGDVEAEVTMSTLSPVSPQLPSASYLAGPFGMGPCWEEEDDDGDCEEDEEDDSEECVSEGEEADRDSRTGEQVFGTFEIKHPAPPPDPALEELFSDVDPSYYDLDTVLTGMQSTPKMGPYDLLDSLSPHGPSALSPGASCRADLNELDHIMEIIVGS; encoded by the coding sequence ATGTTCCCGAAGGGCACCAAGCGCAAGTTCTCCGACTCCGGAGAGGAGCCGGCCCCCGGCGGTGACCAGAGCCCGGCGGCCgcgacagcggcggcggcggcggcccggacGCTGTCGTCCTCCTACAGCCTGCAGCGGCAGTCGCTGCTCGACATGTCGCTCAtcaagctgcagctctgccacATGCTGGTGGAGCCCAACCTGTGCCGCTCGGTGCTCATCGCCAACACGGTGCGGCAGATCCAGGAGGAGATGACCCAGGACGGCACCTGGCAGATCATGACCCAGGCGCTGGCGGCCGCCCAGTGTCCCGCCGACCGCCTGGTGGCCACCGAGGTCCTGTGCAGGCAGacggacgcggcggcggcggcgcaggcCGGCCAGAGCCCCAAGCCCTTCGCCGTGGTGGGCCTGGAGGACGGGTACCACTCGGAGGAGGTGGTGATGGAGGGAGACGTGGAGGCCGAGGTCACCATGTCCACCCTGTCGCCCGTCTCCCCCCAGCTGCCCTCGGCCTCCTACCTGGCCGGCCCCTTCGGCATGGGGccctgctgggaggaggaggacgacgacggcGACTgcgaggaggacgaagaggacgACAGCGAGGAGTGCGTGTCGGAGGGAGAAGAGGCGGACCGGGACTCCAGGACAGGCGAGCAGGTTTTCGGGACTTTTGAGATCAAGcacccggcgccgccgcccgaCCCCGCCCTGGAGGAGCTCTTCTCGGACGTGGACCCGTCCTACTACGACCTGGATACGGTGCTCACCGGCATGCAGAGCACCCCCAAGATGGGGCCTTACGACCTGCTGGACAGCCTGTCCCCCCACGGGCCGTCCGCCCTGAGCCCCGGCGCCAGCTGCAGGGCGGACCTGAACGAACTGGACCACATCATGGAGATCATCGTGGGGTCCTGA